One genomic region from Ochotona princeps isolate mOchPri1 chromosome 5, mOchPri1.hap1, whole genome shotgun sequence encodes:
- the LOC131480316 gene encoding syncytin-1-like — protein sequence MPVIIVQTVFYPVILLVILNDRAQAGLDNPQTAHILLQKYQPCGCAGGRRSGTVPDGLSPTYKQDCGSEIAYLPIHRNGVGNGQWICVPKPRPSSLGPNEECPRECNQIVYSSVHSACYSSWSTCNLGPRQLLYAVITGEWKGSFGSELSPTRYHSKPCPTKGTTVCWSQTAPLGMTDGGGPQDLIRQQQTKRTLEKIYDSVYPSLYYHPLARIHSKGLEGLDANTADVLNGAHQLLNTTNPNVAEGCWLCLRQGPFTPVAIGMQQDKILQVSDTQACFPMSPFIVSVAPNIGNETCLYKPPDNETGNIDVGRATFCVNFMNVSTPLCAPNSTVFVCGENLAYTLLPANWTGACAMAYLLPDIEVIRGDSPVPVPSFDYIAGRQKRAVQLVPLFVTIGISSALATGSAGLGVAVHKYRELSQQLINDVQTLSTTIQDIQDQIDSLAEVVLQNRRGLDLLTAEQGGICLALQERCCFYANKSGIVRDKIKMLQEDLEHRRRQLAENPLWTAWNGLLPYLLPLLGPLTGLLIVISVGPCIFNRLQQFVRDRLSVTQALVLTQHYQALKQQEELYPMP from the coding sequence atgcctgtTATTATCGTACAAACAGTTTTTTATCCTGTGATACTTTTAGTGATTTTAAATGATAGGGCCCAGGCAGGGCTTGATAATCCCCAGACGGCACACATTCTTCTTCAGAAATACCAACCTTGTgggtgtgcaggaggcaggaggagcggGACAGTTCCGGACGGATTATCACCAACATATAAACAAGACTGTGGAAGTGAGATAGCCTACCTTCCCATTCACAGGAATGGTGTGGGGAACGGCCAGTGGATTTGTGTTCCAAAACCTAGGCCGAGTTCCCTGGGGCCCAATGAGGAATGCCCTCGAGAATGCAACCAAATTGTTTATAGCTCTGTACATTCTGCATGTTACTCTAGTTGGAGCACTTGTAATCTAGGGCCCAGACAGCTGCTTTATGCGGTCATTACTGGAGAATGGAAAGGGTCCTTTGGAAGCGAGTTATCACCTACTCGGTACCACTCAAAACCGTGCCCAACGAAGGGAACGACTGTTTGTTGGTCCCAGACAGCCCCCTTGGGAATGACGGACGGTGGAGGCCCACAAGATTTGATTAGACAGCAGCAAACAAAAAGGACTCTTGAAAAAATATATGATAGCGTATATCCCTCACTTTATTATCACCCTTTAGCCAGAATCCATTCTAAAGGACTTGAGGGACTAGATGCCAACACCGCTGACGTTCTCAATGGTGCTCATCAATTATTAAACACCACAAACCCAAACGTTGCGGAGGGCTGTTGGCTCTGCTTGCGTCAGGGACCGTTCACCCCAGTTGCGATAGGTATGCAGCAAGATAAGATCCTCCAAGTTTCTGATACTCAGGCCTGCTTTCCAATGTCCCCCTTCATTGTTTCGGTTGCCCCCAATATTGGTAATGAGACTTGCCTCTACAAGCCTCCAGATAACGAAACTGGGAACATTGATGTCGGTCGAGCCACCTTTTGTGTAAATTTTATGAACGTCTCCACCCCCCTATGTGCCCCCAATTCCACTGTATTTGTATGTGGGGAGAACTTGGCCTATACCTTGCTCCCTGCAAATTGGACTGGGGCATGCGCGATGGCATATCTTCTCCCGGATATAGAAGTTATTCGTGGAGACTCTCCAGTCCCTGTTCCTTCCTTTGATTATATAGCCGGCAGGCAGAAGCGTGCTGTGCAGCTAGTTCCCTTGTTTGTTACAATAGGAATTTCTTCAGCTTTGGCCACAGGGTCGGCAGGGTTAGGAGTGGCAGTCCATAAATATCGGGAATTGTCCCAACAGCTAATTAATGACGTACAAACTTTATCCACAACAATCCAAGATATTCAAGACCAAATAGACTCCCTGGCAGAAGTAGTTTTACAGAACCGCCGAGGCCTAGACCTACTTACTGCTGAGCAGGGAGGCATTTGCTTAGCTTTACAAGAAAGATGTTGCTTTTATGCCAATAAGTCCGGCATAGTGCgggataaaataaaaatgctccAAGAGGACCTGGAACACCGCAGACGCCAGCTGGCTGAAAACCCCTTATGGACGGCATGGAATGGTCTTTTACCGTACCTGTTACCTCTTCTAGGCCCCCTCACCGGACTATTAATAGTGATATCGGTCGGCCCCTGTATTTTTAATCGGCTACAGCAATTTGTTCGGGACCGACTTTCAGTCACCCAAGCTTTAGTATTAACTCAACATTATCAAGCTTTAAAGCAACAGGAAGAGCTATACCCAATGCCTtag